The genomic region GGGCACCATAAGGATGATAATATGGTGGAAAGTTTACATACAGTTTTCCCTCTGGTTTAAGCACTCTATAGCATTCATTTAGCACCTCAAGGGGTTTATCCACATGTTCCATGGCATCATTCATTATGATAGTATCAAAGTATTCATCATTAAACGAGGTGTTTGATGCATCTCCTAAAATAAATTCAAATTTGTCCTCTAATCCCAATTCCTTGGCAAGGGCATTTGATTCCTTTTCATATCTTTCAACTACATCTATTCCATATACTTTTTTTACTCCCTGATTAGCATAATATAAAGTCTTCCCTCCTGCTCCACATCCTATGTCTAATACATTCTTATGTAAAAACATGTCCTCAGCACTGTCTTTTTTTAAATAAAATTTTATGGTATCTTGACCCCTTTCATATTGCCACTTGGCATATGTCTTTTTACCATCATTTTGAAGATTAAAGGGGTGTACAGGAAGGGGAAATAAACTATTACCCTTTAGACATAATTTCTCTTTAAAACCCATCT from Clostridiisalibacter paucivorans DSM 22131 harbors:
- a CDS encoding class I SAM-dependent methyltransferase gives rise to the protein MGFKEKLCLKGNSLFPLPVHPFNLQNDGKKTYAKWQYERGQDTIKFYLKKDSAEDMFLHKNVLDIGCGAGGKTLYYANQGVKKVYGIDVVERYEKESNALAKELGLEDKFEFILGDASNTSFNDEYFDTIIMNDAMEHVDKPLEVLNECYRVLKPEGKLYVNFPPYYHPYGAHLSDAIGIPWVHMFFDDDTLIGVYKKLVKDLPDGENRISFRIGKDNQGQEIFSYINKMTIKRFNNILPNTKFKVYYYNEVPLRNFFKPLAKAPIFKECFVKMVVAILKK